In Ovis canadensis isolate MfBH-ARS-UI-01 breed Bighorn chromosome 11, ARS-UI_OviCan_v2, whole genome shotgun sequence, one genomic interval encodes:
- the TUBD1 gene encoding tubulin delta chain isoform X1 → MVLRLPIAHFFEGVCFGLFLSMSIVTVQLGQCGNQIGFEVFDALFNDSHCPRGLCSKKENEAYQASCKERFFSEEENGVPLARAVLVDMEPKVINQTLSKAARSGRWKYGQHSCFCQKQGSGNNWAYGYSVHGPRHEESIMNLIRKEVEKCDSLSGFFIIMSMAGGTGSGLGAFVTQNLQDQYSSALKMNQIIWPYGTGEVIVQNYNSILTLSHLYRSSDALLVHENDAVHKICAKLMNIKQISFCDINQVLAHQLGSVFQPTYSGEGSFHYRRNPLGDLMENLVPHPEFKMLGVRNIPQMSENSLAYSTFTWAGLLKHLRQMLISNAKMEEGIDWQVRPPLSGLPPLGKMSVNREIHFNTSIANLVILRGKDAHSADVGAFKDPALYTSWLEPVHAFNVWKTQRAFRKYERSAALVSNSQSLVKPLDRIVGKAWNMFASRAYLHQYTKFGIEEEDFLDSFTLLEQVIASYCNL, encoded by the exons ATGGTCCTGCGGTTGCCA ATTGCTCATTTTTTCGAAggagtttgttttggtttgtttctcaGCATGTCAATAGTAACAGTGCAGCTTGGTCAGTGTGGCAATCAGATTGGTTTTGAAGTGTTTGATGCTTTATTTAATGACTCACACTGTCCCCGAGGACTCTGCTCTAAAAAGGAGAATGAGGCATATCAAGCATCTTGCAAAGAAAGGTTCTTCAGTGAGGAGGAAAATGGAG ttcCGCTTGCTCGTGCTGTCCTTGTTGACATGGAACCTAAAGTTATCAATCAAACACTGTCAAAGGCCGCCCGTTCTGGCCGATGGAAATATGGCCAGCATTCATGCTTCTGTCAAAAACAAGGTTCTGGAAACAACTGGGCCTATGG ATACTCTGTTCATGGACCCAGGCATGAAGAATCTATAATGAACCTAATCCGGAAGGAAGTGGAGAAATGCGATTCTTTGAGTGGCTTTTTCATCATAATGAGTATGGCTGGAGGCACTGGATCCGGGCTAGGAGCCTTCGTTACTCAGAACTTACAAGATCAGTACTCAAGCGCTTTGAAAATGAATCAGATTATATGGCCTTATGGAACTGGTGAG GTGATTGTTCAGAACTACAACTCCATTTTGACACTTTCTCACTTGTACCGATCTTCAGACGCCCTCCTTGTTCATGAGAACGATGCTGTTCATAAGATCTGTGCGAAGCTGATGAATATCAAGCAGATCTCCTTCTGTGATATAAATCAAGTCCTCGCACATCAGCTGGGAAGTGTGTTCCAGCCTACTTACTCCGGGGAAGGCTCATTTCACTACAGGAGAAATCCACTAG gaGACTTAATGGAGAAtttagttccccatccagaatTCAAGATGCTGGGTGTTCGTAACATTCCTCAAATGTCTGAGAATTCACTGGCATACAGCACGTTTACTTGGGCTGGCCTCCTCAAGCATTTGAGACAGATGCTCATTTCTAATGCGAAAATGGAAGAAG GTATTGATTGGCAGGTTCGGCCACCTTTATCAGGACTTCCTCCTCTTGGTAAAATGTCTGTCAACAGAGAGATTCATTTTAACACTTCCATTGCTAACTTGGTCATccttcgtgggaaagacgcgcACAGTGCGGATGTGG GAGCATTTAAAGATCCAGCTCTCTATACTTCCTGGTTAGAGCCTGTGCACGCTTTCAATGTGTGGAAAACCCAGCGAGCCTTTAGGAAATATGAGAGGTCTGCAGCCTTGGTCAGCAATAGCCAGTCCTTAGTAAAACCACTTGATAGGATTGTGGGCAAAGCATGGAATATGTTTGCTTCAAG
- the TUBD1 gene encoding tubulin delta chain isoform X4, with product MSIVTVQLGQCGNQIGFEVFDALFNDSHCPRGLCSKKENEAYQASCKERFFSEEENGVPLARAVLVDMEPKVINQTLSKAARSGRWKYGQHSCFCQKQGSGNNWAYGHEESIMNLIRKEVEKCDSLSGFFIIMSMAGGTGSGLGAFVTQNLQDQYSSALKMNQIIWPYGTGEVIVQNYNSILTLSHLYRSSDALLVHENDAVHKICAKLMNIKQISFCDINQVLAHQLGSVFQPTYSGEGSFHYRRNPLGDLMENLVPHPEFKMLGVRNIPQMSENSLAYSTFTWAGLLKHLRQMLISNAKMEEGIDWQVRPPLSGLPPLGKMSVNREIHFNTSIANLVILRGKDAHSADVGAFKDPALYTSWLEPVHAFNVWKTQRAFRKYERSAALVSNSQSLVKPLDRIVGKAWNMFASRAYLHQYTKFGIEEEDFLDSFTLLEQVIASYCNL from the exons ATGTCAATAGTAACAGTGCAGCTTGGTCAGTGTGGCAATCAGATTGGTTTTGAAGTGTTTGATGCTTTATTTAATGACTCACACTGTCCCCGAGGACTCTGCTCTAAAAAGGAGAATGAGGCATATCAAGCATCTTGCAAAGAAAGGTTCTTCAGTGAGGAGGAAAATGGAG ttcCGCTTGCTCGTGCTGTCCTTGTTGACATGGAACCTAAAGTTATCAATCAAACACTGTCAAAGGCCGCCCGTTCTGGCCGATGGAAATATGGCCAGCATTCATGCTTCTGTCAAAAACAAGGTTCTGGAAACAACTGGGCCTATGG GCATGAAGAATCTATAATGAACCTAATCCGGAAGGAAGTGGAGAAATGCGATTCTTTGAGTGGCTTTTTCATCATAATGAGTATGGCTGGAGGCACTGGATCCGGGCTAGGAGCCTTCGTTACTCAGAACTTACAAGATCAGTACTCAAGCGCTTTGAAAATGAATCAGATTATATGGCCTTATGGAACTGGTGAG GTGATTGTTCAGAACTACAACTCCATTTTGACACTTTCTCACTTGTACCGATCTTCAGACGCCCTCCTTGTTCATGAGAACGATGCTGTTCATAAGATCTGTGCGAAGCTGATGAATATCAAGCAGATCTCCTTCTGTGATATAAATCAAGTCCTCGCACATCAGCTGGGAAGTGTGTTCCAGCCTACTTACTCCGGGGAAGGCTCATTTCACTACAGGAGAAATCCACTAG gaGACTTAATGGAGAAtttagttccccatccagaatTCAAGATGCTGGGTGTTCGTAACATTCCTCAAATGTCTGAGAATTCACTGGCATACAGCACGTTTACTTGGGCTGGCCTCCTCAAGCATTTGAGACAGATGCTCATTTCTAATGCGAAAATGGAAGAAG GTATTGATTGGCAGGTTCGGCCACCTTTATCAGGACTTCCTCCTCTTGGTAAAATGTCTGTCAACAGAGAGATTCATTTTAACACTTCCATTGCTAACTTGGTCATccttcgtgggaaagacgcgcACAGTGCGGATGTGG GAGCATTTAAAGATCCAGCTCTCTATACTTCCTGGTTAGAGCCTGTGCACGCTTTCAATGTGTGGAAAACCCAGCGAGCCTTTAGGAAATATGAGAGGTCTGCAGCCTTGGTCAGCAATAGCCAGTCCTTAGTAAAACCACTTGATAGGATTGTGGGCAAAGCATGGAATATGTTTGCTTCAAG
- the TUBD1 gene encoding tubulin delta chain isoform X3 has protein sequence MSIVTVQLGQCGNQIGFEVFDALFNDSHCPRGLCSKKENEAYQASCKERFFSEEENGVPLARAVLVDMEPKVINQTLSKAARSGRWKYGQHSCFCQKQGSGNNWAYGYSVHGPRHEESIMNLIRKEVEKCDSLSGFFIIMSMAGGTGSGLGAFVTQNLQDQYSSALKMNQIIWPYGTGEVIVQNYNSILTLSHLYRSSDALLVHENDAVHKICAKLMNIKQISFCDINQVLAHQLGSVFQPTYSGEGSFHYRRNPLGDLMENLVPHPEFKMLGVRNIPQMSENSLAYSTFTWAGLLKHLRQMLISNAKMEEGIDWQVRPPLSGLPPLGKMSVNREIHFNTSIANLVILRGKDAHSADVGAFKDPALYTSWLEPVHAFNVWKTQRAFRKYERSAALVSNSQSLVKPLDRIVGKAWNMFASRAYLHQYTKFGIEEEDFLDSFTLLEQVIASYCNL, from the exons ATGTCAATAGTAACAGTGCAGCTTGGTCAGTGTGGCAATCAGATTGGTTTTGAAGTGTTTGATGCTTTATTTAATGACTCACACTGTCCCCGAGGACTCTGCTCTAAAAAGGAGAATGAGGCATATCAAGCATCTTGCAAAGAAAGGTTCTTCAGTGAGGAGGAAAATGGAG ttcCGCTTGCTCGTGCTGTCCTTGTTGACATGGAACCTAAAGTTATCAATCAAACACTGTCAAAGGCCGCCCGTTCTGGCCGATGGAAATATGGCCAGCATTCATGCTTCTGTCAAAAACAAGGTTCTGGAAACAACTGGGCCTATGG ATACTCTGTTCATGGACCCAGGCATGAAGAATCTATAATGAACCTAATCCGGAAGGAAGTGGAGAAATGCGATTCTTTGAGTGGCTTTTTCATCATAATGAGTATGGCTGGAGGCACTGGATCCGGGCTAGGAGCCTTCGTTACTCAGAACTTACAAGATCAGTACTCAAGCGCTTTGAAAATGAATCAGATTATATGGCCTTATGGAACTGGTGAG GTGATTGTTCAGAACTACAACTCCATTTTGACACTTTCTCACTTGTACCGATCTTCAGACGCCCTCCTTGTTCATGAGAACGATGCTGTTCATAAGATCTGTGCGAAGCTGATGAATATCAAGCAGATCTCCTTCTGTGATATAAATCAAGTCCTCGCACATCAGCTGGGAAGTGTGTTCCAGCCTACTTACTCCGGGGAAGGCTCATTTCACTACAGGAGAAATCCACTAG gaGACTTAATGGAGAAtttagttccccatccagaatTCAAGATGCTGGGTGTTCGTAACATTCCTCAAATGTCTGAGAATTCACTGGCATACAGCACGTTTACTTGGGCTGGCCTCCTCAAGCATTTGAGACAGATGCTCATTTCTAATGCGAAAATGGAAGAAG GTATTGATTGGCAGGTTCGGCCACCTTTATCAGGACTTCCTCCTCTTGGTAAAATGTCTGTCAACAGAGAGATTCATTTTAACACTTCCATTGCTAACTTGGTCATccttcgtgggaaagacgcgcACAGTGCGGATGTGG GAGCATTTAAAGATCCAGCTCTCTATACTTCCTGGTTAGAGCCTGTGCACGCTTTCAATGTGTGGAAAACCCAGCGAGCCTTTAGGAAATATGAGAGGTCTGCAGCCTTGGTCAGCAATAGCCAGTCCTTAGTAAAACCACTTGATAGGATTGTGGGCAAAGCATGGAATATGTTTGCTTCAAG
- the TUBD1 gene encoding tubulin delta chain isoform X2 gives MVLRLPIAHFFEGVCFGLFLSMSIVTVQLGQCGNQIGFEVFDALFNDSHCPRGLCSKKENEAYQASCKERFFSEEENGVPLARAVLVDMEPKVINQTLSKAARSGRWKYGQHSCFCQKQGSGNNWAYGHEESIMNLIRKEVEKCDSLSGFFIIMSMAGGTGSGLGAFVTQNLQDQYSSALKMNQIIWPYGTGEVIVQNYNSILTLSHLYRSSDALLVHENDAVHKICAKLMNIKQISFCDINQVLAHQLGSVFQPTYSGEGSFHYRRNPLGDLMENLVPHPEFKMLGVRNIPQMSENSLAYSTFTWAGLLKHLRQMLISNAKMEEGIDWQVRPPLSGLPPLGKMSVNREIHFNTSIANLVILRGKDAHSADVGAFKDPALYTSWLEPVHAFNVWKTQRAFRKYERSAALVSNSQSLVKPLDRIVGKAWNMFASRAYLHQYTKFGIEEEDFLDSFTLLEQVIASYCNL, from the exons ATGGTCCTGCGGTTGCCA ATTGCTCATTTTTTCGAAggagtttgttttggtttgtttctcaGCATGTCAATAGTAACAGTGCAGCTTGGTCAGTGTGGCAATCAGATTGGTTTTGAAGTGTTTGATGCTTTATTTAATGACTCACACTGTCCCCGAGGACTCTGCTCTAAAAAGGAGAATGAGGCATATCAAGCATCTTGCAAAGAAAGGTTCTTCAGTGAGGAGGAAAATGGAG ttcCGCTTGCTCGTGCTGTCCTTGTTGACATGGAACCTAAAGTTATCAATCAAACACTGTCAAAGGCCGCCCGTTCTGGCCGATGGAAATATGGCCAGCATTCATGCTTCTGTCAAAAACAAGGTTCTGGAAACAACTGGGCCTATGG GCATGAAGAATCTATAATGAACCTAATCCGGAAGGAAGTGGAGAAATGCGATTCTTTGAGTGGCTTTTTCATCATAATGAGTATGGCTGGAGGCACTGGATCCGGGCTAGGAGCCTTCGTTACTCAGAACTTACAAGATCAGTACTCAAGCGCTTTGAAAATGAATCAGATTATATGGCCTTATGGAACTGGTGAG GTGATTGTTCAGAACTACAACTCCATTTTGACACTTTCTCACTTGTACCGATCTTCAGACGCCCTCCTTGTTCATGAGAACGATGCTGTTCATAAGATCTGTGCGAAGCTGATGAATATCAAGCAGATCTCCTTCTGTGATATAAATCAAGTCCTCGCACATCAGCTGGGAAGTGTGTTCCAGCCTACTTACTCCGGGGAAGGCTCATTTCACTACAGGAGAAATCCACTAG gaGACTTAATGGAGAAtttagttccccatccagaatTCAAGATGCTGGGTGTTCGTAACATTCCTCAAATGTCTGAGAATTCACTGGCATACAGCACGTTTACTTGGGCTGGCCTCCTCAAGCATTTGAGACAGATGCTCATTTCTAATGCGAAAATGGAAGAAG GTATTGATTGGCAGGTTCGGCCACCTTTATCAGGACTTCCTCCTCTTGGTAAAATGTCTGTCAACAGAGAGATTCATTTTAACACTTCCATTGCTAACTTGGTCATccttcgtgggaaagacgcgcACAGTGCGGATGTGG GAGCATTTAAAGATCCAGCTCTCTATACTTCCTGGTTAGAGCCTGTGCACGCTTTCAATGTGTGGAAAACCCAGCGAGCCTTTAGGAAATATGAGAGGTCTGCAGCCTTGGTCAGCAATAGCCAGTCCTTAGTAAAACCACTTGATAGGATTGTGGGCAAAGCATGGAATATGTTTGCTTCAAG